From Chryseotalea sp. WA131a:
GTATCCCAATAATTCATTTTTTAAAAATATAAGGGCTTATACCGAAAAGATTCCCGATTACAAAGATGCCCACATCGCCATCATCGGGGTGAAAGAAGAACGCGGCACGCAAACCAATGTTGGCGCTGCCAAAGGACCTGATGAGATCAGGAAGAAACTCTATCATTTAAAAAAGGGATCTGGTACGTATCGAATAGTCGATTTAGGAAACCTGAATGTTGGTATTGATTTGGATGAAACCTACGTGCGGTTGAGTGAAGTTTGCCGCATGCTGCTCGAAAGCAATGTGTTGCCGGTGATTATAGGAGGAACGCATGATTTGGATTACGGCCAATACAGCGGCTATGAAAACATGGAGAAGTTGGTGAACCTTTTGAATATCGATGCATTTTTGGATTTGGAAGACGATAAGCAGGCACCGAATGCAAATAGGCACATACACAAAATTTTGTTGCACGAGCCCAACTACCTGCTCAGCTATACGCACTTGGCCCATCAAACTTATTTGATCGATGCGCAATCTGTGGCCATATTGGAAAAACTATATTTTGAGGCATTTCGCATTGGGCAAATGAGGACCAACTTAGCCGAAATTGAGCCAGCTATCAGAAATGCAGACTTGCTTTCTTTTGATGTAACAGCGATCAAATCGGCCGATGCACCCGGCAATGCAAATGCCCAAGCTTTTGGCTTAACAGGTGAAGAGGCATGCCAACTGTGTTGGTATGCGGGCCTCAACGAAAAGTTGAGTTCGGCTGGATTTTATGAATACAACCCCGAGGCGGACGATGTGCATAAGAAAACGGCTTCTGTTATTGCCACCATGATTTGGTATTTTATTGAGGGATATTATCACCGAAAGGGCGAGACGAATTTTAAAGGAAACGATTTTTTGAAATATGTGGTATCCATGCCGGTAGAACCCGAGACTATTGCATTTTATAAAAGTAAGGTGACGGAGAAGTGGTGGATGGAAATTTCGCAGCATAGGCCGGGAGCGCGCTACTTACGCAATACCATTGTCCCCTGCAGTTACAACGATTATCAAACTGCATCGCGTGGAGAATTGCCTGAGCGATACATTAGTGCATTGGCAAAAATTAATTAAGCCATGCGTAGTTTTTTAATT
This genomic window contains:
- a CDS encoding formimidoylglutamase, whose translation is MDLTILFSPIPESIYSQPYPNNSFFKNIRAYTEKIPDYKDAHIAIIGVKEERGTQTNVGAAKGPDEIRKKLYHLKKGSGTYRIVDLGNLNVGIDLDETYVRLSEVCRMLLESNVLPVIIGGTHDLDYGQYSGYENMEKLVNLLNIDAFLDLEDDKQAPNANRHIHKILLHEPNYLLSYTHLAHQTYLIDAQSVAILEKLYFEAFRIGQMRTNLAEIEPAIRNADLLSFDVTAIKSADAPGNANAQAFGLTGEEACQLCWYAGLNEKLSSAGFYEYNPEADDVHKKTASVIATMIWYFIEGYYHRKGETNFKGNDFLKYVVSMPVEPETIAFYKSKVTEKWWMEISQHRPGARYLRNTIVPCSYNDYQTASRGELPERYISALAKIN